The Gemmata palustris genome includes a region encoding these proteins:
- a CDS encoding c-type cytochrome encodes MRITALALVASTLCSSASADDAKAQKPVTAPTVERGATPLPPKVEVATVDWSKRFADGPTPLWVWGADAKKDYRIEKTFDAKGIKAARLVATCDNRVTLYVNQKQVASSNEWQEPVEVDVTKLLKETGNVIDARAGNEGGAAGFVLKLVLVPEKGAPAYIVTDESWTCSVEGSKTKENKPVKKIGTYGDGPWGKVFDASTGAQPGSKVPANTFVALPGFKVEKLFTVPQDTLGSWVCLTADDKGRLIASDQGGQGLYRITPGKVGTEEETRVEKIPAKVTAAQGLLWHKGALFVVCNGGPGSGLYRVTSSENNDQLDKVEKLKAIQGGGEHGPHAVRLAPDGKSLYVICGNHTQPPENFNHSRVPKNWSEDHILPRQWDANGHARGILAPGGYVAKTDFDGKTWEIFTSGYRNPYDFAFNANGEMFVYDADMEWDLGMPWYRPTRVNHATSGSELGWRSGTGKWPAYYIDSLPAMVDIGPGSPVGVEFGYGAKFPAKYQKALFICDWTFGTMYAIHTELNGATYKATKEEFLSRTPLPLTDVVINPIDGAMYFTIGGRGTQSELFRVTYVGKEPTEKVEYKAAPTAELKLLKQIEEYHKLADDPAKAVEFLYPHLKNEDRFIRYAARVALEHQPVKFWQDKVLAEKDRGAILNGVVALARQGDKALQPKLLETLDRVFVGIKEPGNGLSLGQLVDLSRVYSLVFLRTGEPDKATAERLSQRFDRAFPSPDDTLNREMAQLLVYLKSPTIVEKICAELKKPSKPLTQEGLDEVLLRNRGYGGTVANMLKNAPDQQKLSYLFTLRNATVGWNMDRWKTYYGFLAEARTKAGGASYQGFLTNIEKDAFTNATDSDRLAIEAGGLRPAYKVPALPKPIGPGRAWATTDIVALGDKLKSGRDFKNGARAFAAARCVVCHRFGGEGGATGPDLSQVAGRFGLKDLVESITEPSKVISDQYKASVIQTTDDKTITGKIVNDAGGKYTVVLDPENSSKVLELKKEDVASVKASNISLMPEKLLNELNEREVLDMLAYLLSRGDPNHSMFKK; translated from the coding sequence ATGCGTATTACGGCACTCGCACTCGTTGCCTCAACACTCTGTTCGTCTGCAAGTGCAGACGACGCCAAGGCGCAGAAACCGGTCACCGCTCCGACGGTCGAGCGCGGCGCGACCCCGCTGCCACCGAAGGTCGAGGTGGCGACGGTCGACTGGTCGAAGCGGTTCGCCGACGGCCCGACCCCGTTGTGGGTGTGGGGCGCGGACGCGAAAAAGGACTACCGCATCGAGAAAACGTTTGATGCGAAGGGCATCAAGGCCGCGCGCCTCGTCGCGACGTGCGACAACCGCGTCACGCTGTACGTCAACCAGAAGCAGGTCGCGTCGTCGAACGAGTGGCAGGAACCGGTCGAGGTCGACGTCACCAAGTTGCTGAAAGAGACGGGGAACGTCATCGACGCCCGCGCGGGCAACGAGGGCGGCGCCGCGGGCTTCGTGCTCAAGTTGGTTCTGGTGCCCGAAAAGGGCGCGCCGGCGTACATCGTCACCGACGAATCGTGGACGTGTAGCGTGGAGGGGAGCAAGACGAAGGAGAACAAGCCGGTCAAGAAGATCGGTACCTACGGCGACGGGCCGTGGGGCAAGGTGTTTGATGCGAGTACGGGCGCGCAACCCGGCTCGAAGGTGCCCGCGAACACGTTCGTCGCGCTCCCCGGCTTCAAGGTCGAGAAGCTGTTCACGGTCCCGCAGGACACGCTCGGTTCGTGGGTGTGCCTCACCGCAGACGACAAGGGCCGGCTGATCGCGAGCGACCAGGGCGGACAGGGGCTGTACCGCATCACGCCCGGAAAAGTGGGCACGGAAGAAGAAACAAGGGTCGAGAAGATCCCCGCGAAGGTCACCGCGGCGCAGGGGCTGTTGTGGCACAAGGGGGCGCTGTTCGTTGTGTGTAACGGCGGCCCCGGGAGCGGGCTGTACCGCGTCACGTCTTCAGAGAACAACGACCAACTCGATAAGGTCGAGAAGCTGAAGGCGATCCAGGGCGGCGGCGAACACGGGCCGCACGCGGTGCGCCTCGCGCCGGACGGCAAGTCGCTGTACGTCATCTGCGGGAACCACACGCAGCCGCCGGAAAATTTCAATCACAGCCGCGTGCCGAAGAACTGGAGCGAGGACCACATTCTTCCGCGCCAGTGGGACGCGAACGGGCACGCACGCGGTATCCTGGCTCCGGGCGGGTACGTTGCGAAGACGGATTTCGACGGCAAGACCTGGGAGATCTTTACGAGCGGTTACCGGAACCCCTACGACTTCGCGTTCAACGCGAACGGCGAGATGTTCGTCTACGACGCGGACATGGAGTGGGATCTGGGGATGCCGTGGTACCGCCCGACGCGGGTGAACCACGCGACGAGTGGCAGCGAACTCGGCTGGCGCAGCGGGACCGGTAAGTGGCCCGCGTACTACATCGATTCGCTGCCCGCAATGGTGGACATCGGGCCGGGGTCGCCGGTCGGCGTCGAATTCGGGTACGGGGCGAAGTTTCCCGCGAAGTACCAGAAGGCGCTGTTCATCTGCGACTGGACGTTCGGCACGATGTACGCGATTCACACCGAACTAAACGGGGCGACCTACAAGGCTACGAAGGAAGAGTTCCTGAGCCGCACGCCGCTCCCACTGACGGACGTCGTCATTAACCCGATCGACGGGGCGATGTATTTCACCATCGGCGGGCGCGGGACGCAGAGCGAACTGTTCCGCGTGACGTATGTGGGCAAGGAGCCGACCGAGAAAGTGGAATACAAAGCAGCGCCGACGGCCGAACTAAAGTTGCTGAAGCAGATCGAGGAGTATCACAAGCTCGCCGATGACCCGGCGAAGGCTGTGGAGTTCCTCTACCCGCACCTGAAAAACGAGGACCGCTTCATCCGCTACGCGGCTCGCGTCGCGCTCGAACACCAACCGGTGAAGTTTTGGCAGGACAAAGTGCTTGCGGAGAAGGATCGGGGGGCGATTCTCAACGGTGTTGTCGCTCTGGCGCGCCAGGGCGACAAGGCTCTCCAGCCGAAACTGCTCGAAACCCTGGATCGAGTGTTCGTCGGGATCAAGGAACCGGGCAACGGGCTTTCTCTGGGGCAGTTGGTGGACCTCAGCCGGGTTTACTCGCTCGTGTTCCTTCGGACGGGTGAACCGGATAAGGCCACTGCGGAGCGGCTTTCGCAGCGGTTCGATAGGGCCTTCCCGTCTCCGGACGACACTTTGAATCGCGAAATGGCCCAACTGCTCGTCTACCTGAAGTCACCGACCATCGTTGAGAAGATCTGCGCGGAACTGAAGAAGCCGTCGAAGCCGCTCACGCAGGAGGGGCTGGACGAGGTACTGCTCCGCAACCGCGGGTACGGCGGTACGGTCGCGAACATGCTGAAGAACGCCCCGGATCAGCAAAAACTTTCCTACCTGTTCACGCTCCGTAATGCGACCGTGGGCTGGAACATGGACCGGTGGAAGACGTATTACGGCTTCCTCGCCGAAGCTCGCACGAAGGCGGGCGGCGCGAGCTACCAGGGCTTCCTCACGAACATCGAGAAAGATGCGTTCACCAACGCGACCGACAGCGACCGGCTCGCGATCGAGGCGGGCGGGCTGCGCCCCGCGTACAAGGTGCCCGCGCTCCCCAAGCCGATCGGCCCCGGTCGGGCGTGGGCGACCACGGACATCGTTGCGCTCGGAGACAAACTCAAGAGCGGGCGCGACTTCAAGAACGGCGCGCGGGCGTTCGCCGCGGCGCGGTGCGTGGTGTGCCACCGCTTCGGCGGCGAGGGCGGTGCGACCGGTCCCGATCTGTCGCAGGTCGCGGGGCGGTTCGGTCTGAAAGACCTGGTCGAATCGATCACCGAGCCGAGCAAGGTGATTTCGGACCAGTACAAGGCGTCGGTGATTCAGACCACCGACGACAAGACCATCACGGGCAAGATCGTGAATGATGCGGGCGGCAAGTACACCGTCGTCCTCGACCCCGAAAACTCGTCGAAGGTTCTGGAACTGAAGAAGGAGGACGTCGCGAGCGTCAAGGCGTCCAACATTTCGCTCATGCCCGAGAAGCTGTTGAACGAGCTGAACGAGCGCGAGGTGCTCGACATGCTCGCGTACCTCCTGAGCCGCGGAGATCCGAACCACTCGATGTTCAAGAAGTAG
- a CDS encoding DUF1501 domain-containing protein, producing the protein MHPALERLQAVTRRNFLQTSSMGLGGLALSSLMGGARADGPKIENPLAPKKPHFPGTAKRVIYLHMSGAPPHLDIFDYKPELQKHDGQNCPDEYLKGKRFAFTAGVPKLLGTRQPFNQHGKAGVWMSDAIKPLHEVADDVTVIRSMKTDEFNHAPAELLLYTGFARQGRPSLGAWTCYGLGNESENLPGFVVLISNGVQPSGGQGCWGSGFLPSVFQGVQCRSKGEPVLYLSDPPGLDRDTRRLGLDAMKDLNELQEKELGHPETRTRIAQYELAFRMQLSASEVMDISKEPAKVLDSYGAKPGAGSFANNCLLARRLIEQGVRYVQLFDWGWDFHGTNANEDIRDGLTRKGTTTAQSVAALIKDLKNRDLLKDTLVVWGGEFGRTPFREGRTAEGKILGRDHYPDSFSLMLAGGGIKAGHTHGESDDLGFKVAKDLVHVHDLQATLMHCLGFDHTKLTFRFQGRDYRLTDVHGKVVKEILA; encoded by the coding sequence ATGCACCCCGCACTCGAACGCCTTCAGGCCGTTACTCGCCGGAACTTCCTGCAAACCTCCTCGATGGGTTTAGGGGGGCTCGCGCTGTCGTCGCTGATGGGGGGCGCCCGCGCCGATGGGCCGAAGATCGAGAACCCGCTCGCGCCGAAGAAGCCGCACTTCCCGGGCACGGCGAAGCGGGTCATTTACCTGCACATGTCGGGCGCGCCGCCGCACCTGGACATCTTCGATTACAAGCCGGAACTCCAGAAGCACGACGGTCAGAACTGCCCAGACGAGTACCTGAAGGGCAAGCGGTTCGCGTTCACGGCGGGCGTGCCCAAGCTCCTCGGCACGCGGCAGCCGTTCAACCAGCACGGCAAGGCCGGGGTCTGGATGTCGGACGCGATCAAGCCGCTGCACGAGGTCGCGGACGACGTGACCGTGATCCGCTCGATGAAGACGGACGAGTTCAACCACGCCCCCGCGGAACTGTTGCTCTATACCGGCTTTGCGCGGCAGGGGCGGCCCAGCCTCGGCGCGTGGACGTGTTACGGCCTCGGCAACGAGAGCGAGAACCTGCCCGGCTTCGTCGTGCTGATCTCCAACGGCGTGCAGCCGAGCGGCGGGCAGGGCTGTTGGGGGAGCGGGTTCCTGCCGAGCGTGTTTCAGGGCGTGCAGTGCCGCAGCAAGGGCGAGCCAGTCCTGTACCTCAGCGACCCGCCCGGCCTCGACCGCGACACGCGCCGGCTCGGCCTCGACGCGATGAAAGACCTCAACGAGTTGCAAGAAAAAGAACTCGGCCATCCCGAAACGCGGACGCGCATCGCGCAGTACGAACTCGCGTTCCGGATGCAGCTCTCGGCGTCCGAGGTGATGGACATTTCCAAGGAGCCGGCGAAGGTACTCGACTCCTACGGCGCGAAGCCGGGCGCGGGGAGCTTCGCGAACAACTGCCTGCTCGCCCGGCGCCTCATCGAGCAGGGCGTGCGGTACGTTCAGCTCTTCGATTGGGGCTGGGACTTCCACGGGACCAACGCGAACGAAGACATCCGCGACGGCCTGACGCGGAAGGGCACCACCACCGCGCAATCGGTCGCGGCGCTCATCAAGGACTTGAAGAACCGCGACCTCTTGAAAGACACGCTCGTGGTCTGGGGCGGCGAGTTCGGGCGCACGCCGTTCCGCGAGGGCCGCACCGCGGAGGGTAAGATTCTGGGCCGCGACCACTACCCGGACAGCTTCTCGCTCATGCTCGCGGGCGGCGGGATCAAGGCGGGGCACACCCACGGCGAGAGCGACGACCTCGGCTTCAAGGTCGCAAAGGACCTGGTCCACGTCCACGACCTGCAAGCCACACTCATGCACTGCCTCGGTTTCGACCACACGAAGTTGACGTTCCGCTTCCAGGGGCGCGACTACCGTCTCACCGACGTTCACGGTAAGGTCGTGAAAGAGATCCTGGCATAG
- a CDS encoding PSD1 and planctomycete cytochrome C domain-containing protein, translated as MRLHSGPLGLSLAVLALFSARAGAQPVPAKIDFSRDVRPILSNHCFACHGPDEKVRKAKLRLDTREGAVAAAVVPGKPDASELITRLTASPDDASVMPPAKTGKKLTPREVEILKQWVKDGATYSQHWAYAKPVRPDAPKTKFPTTNAIDNFLFARLQAEKLSPMPEADRYTLARRVALDLTGLPPSAEEVEAFVSDKTPRAYEKFVDKQLAKPAFGEHWGRMWLDLARYADSAGYADDPLRTIWKYRDYVIQSFNANKPFDQFTVEQIAGDMLPNPTTEQLVATAFHRNTMTNNEGGTSDEEFRNAAVVDRVNTTFMVWMGTSMACAQCHTHKYDPITQIEYFRSLAFFNNTEDADRVDETPILPFWTDELLAKKSALEKQVADLDAALKGKKPDEMKPERDKLVALKNDLAAVKPLTTVPVMKELTGTARRKTKLQFRGNFMDLGDEVTEGTPAALHALPEKAPRTRLEFAKWLVSAENPLTARVIANKFWEQIFGTGIVRTSEEFGAQGEQPSHPELLDWLATELVAQKWDVKQFLKLIVMSTAYRQSAKVSPELFERDPENRLLARGPRVRLSAEMIRDQALFAAGLLSAKTLGPSVRPQQPNLGVTAAFGGSIDWQTSTGEDKYRRGLYTQWRRSNPYPSMSTFDAPNRDICIVRRARTNTPLQALVLMNDPVYTEAAQALARRTIEKGGKTTAEKAAFAFRACLVRAPSEAEVERLVTLYEAAEAKFAKDAAKATQFATNPLGPLPKGVGVTDAAAWTVVVNVVMNLDEMLMKR; from the coding sequence GTGCGTCTCCACAGCGGCCCGCTCGGTTTGTCACTCGCCGTACTCGCACTGTTTTCGGCCCGTGCGGGCGCGCAACCCGTGCCCGCCAAGATCGATTTCAGCCGCGACGTGCGGCCCATTCTGTCGAACCACTGCTTCGCGTGCCACGGTCCCGACGAGAAAGTGCGCAAAGCGAAACTGCGCCTCGACACCCGTGAAGGGGCCGTTGCCGCAGCCGTTGTACCCGGTAAGCCGGACGCGAGCGAACTGATTACCCGGCTCACAGCCAGTCCGGACGACGCCAGCGTCATGCCGCCGGCCAAGACCGGTAAGAAGCTGACGCCGCGCGAGGTGGAGATCCTCAAACAATGGGTGAAGGACGGCGCAACGTATTCGCAGCACTGGGCCTACGCGAAGCCCGTGCGCCCGGACGCGCCGAAGACCAAGTTCCCGACGACCAACGCGATCGACAATTTTCTCTTCGCGCGGCTCCAGGCCGAGAAACTGTCGCCGATGCCCGAAGCGGACCGGTACACCCTCGCCCGTCGCGTCGCACTCGATTTGACGGGGCTGCCGCCTTCGGCCGAAGAAGTCGAAGCGTTCGTGAGCGACAAAACGCCCCGCGCCTACGAGAAGTTCGTTGATAAGCAGCTCGCGAAGCCCGCGTTCGGGGAGCACTGGGGGCGGATGTGGCTCGACCTCGCCCGCTACGCGGACTCCGCCGGGTACGCCGACGACCCACTGCGCACCATCTGGAAGTACCGCGATTACGTGATTCAGAGCTTCAACGCGAACAAGCCGTTCGATCAGTTCACGGTCGAGCAGATCGCGGGGGACATGCTCCCGAACCCCACGACGGAGCAACTGGTCGCGACCGCGTTCCACCGGAACACGATGACCAACAACGAGGGCGGGACGAGCGACGAGGAGTTCCGCAACGCCGCGGTGGTGGACCGGGTGAACACGACGTTCATGGTGTGGATGGGCACATCAATGGCGTGCGCGCAGTGCCACACGCACAAGTACGACCCCATTACGCAGATCGAGTACTTTCGGTCGCTCGCGTTCTTCAACAACACCGAGGACGCGGACCGGGTGGACGAAACCCCCATCCTGCCGTTCTGGACCGATGAGTTACTCGCCAAGAAGTCCGCACTCGAAAAACAAGTCGCGGACCTCGACGCGGCGCTGAAGGGCAAAAAGCCCGACGAGATGAAGCCCGAGCGCGACAAACTCGTGGCGCTGAAGAATGACCTCGCCGCGGTGAAGCCGCTCACGACCGTGCCGGTCATGAAGGAACTGACCGGCACAGCACGCCGGAAGACGAAGTTGCAGTTCCGCGGGAACTTCATGGATCTGGGCGACGAGGTGACGGAGGGTACGCCGGCCGCACTTCACGCGCTTCCCGAGAAAGCGCCGCGCACGCGCCTGGAGTTCGCGAAGTGGCTCGTGAGTGCCGAGAACCCGCTGACCGCTCGCGTGATCGCCAATAAGTTCTGGGAGCAAATCTTCGGCACCGGGATCGTCCGCACGAGCGAAGAGTTCGGCGCACAGGGCGAGCAGCCGAGTCACCCGGAACTGCTCGACTGGCTCGCGACGGAACTGGTCGCTCAGAAGTGGGACGTGAAGCAGTTCCTCAAACTCATTGTGATGTCCACCGCGTACCGCCAGTCGGCGAAGGTGTCGCCCGAGTTGTTCGAGCGCGACCCCGAAAACCGGCTGCTCGCGCGTGGGCCGCGCGTCCGGCTCTCGGCCGAAATGATCCGCGACCAGGCGCTCTTCGCGGCCGGGCTGCTCAGTGCCAAAACGCTCGGTCCCTCGGTCCGACCGCAGCAACCGAACCTCGGCGTGACGGCCGCGTTCGGTGGCTCGATCGACTGGCAGACGAGTACGGGCGAGGACAAGTACCGGCGCGGGCTTTACACGCAGTGGCGCCGATCGAACCCGTACCCCTCGATGTCCACGTTCGACGCGCCCAACCGCGACATCTGCATCGTGCGCCGGGCGCGCACGAACACGCCGCTCCAGGCCCTCGTGCTGATGAACGACCCGGTGTATACGGAAGCCGCACAAGCACTCGCGCGCCGAACCATTGAGAAGGGCGGGAAGACTACCGCGGAGAAGGCCGCGTTCGCGTTCCGGGCGTGTCTCGTTCGAGCACCGAGCGAGGCCGAAGTCGAGCGCCTCGTGACGCTCTACGAAGCGGCCGAGGCGAAGTTCGCGAAGGACGCGGCGAAGGCGACGCAGTTCGCGACGAACCCGCTCGGCCCGCTCCCGAAGGGCGTGGGGGTGACCGACGCCGCGGCGTGGACCGTGGTCGTCAACGTCGTCATGAACCTCGACGAAATGCTGATGAAACGCTGA
- a CDS encoding PP2C family protein-serine/threonine phosphatase has protein sequence MSAFEPVRFAALTDVGVKRSHNQDACAAQPAVDAAGFAAQGHVFVVADGMGGHAVGEKASAKAARDIPFLYSKHARDGIIPAIRRAFQEANAGIYAIGQQNPEFRGLGTTSTALVIRPEGAWVGHVGDSRAYRIRKGQAEQLTFDHSWVWEIARRQGVDPDELGDFKKNVIIRSLGPDPEVEVDIEGPHPVEPGDAFLLCSDGLTGVVTPQEVGAVVTAMKPDDAARFLVQLANLRGGPDNITVMIVQVPDGHEKDAGTKAAKTGIFARLWAAWSKRVPWAFTVLGGGVVLALLSLLMQVGAVPGATILFMLAAGLILAGLFGLFQHTQKEEPVSAVEIAADTAPRELNVYKKYDCRATQELAERFARAEASLLESMRAQGIPVDLDAHAKLAEAAKVAAGQSDSAAAFRARCASLLFLAEAFHKARHKEESFRPSWTPSPSSQS, from the coding sequence GTGTCGGCGTTTGAACCGGTGCGATTCGCCGCCCTGACCGATGTGGGCGTGAAGCGCAGCCACAACCAGGACGCGTGTGCCGCGCAACCCGCCGTGGACGCGGCCGGGTTCGCGGCGCAGGGGCACGTTTTCGTCGTCGCCGACGGCATGGGCGGTCACGCGGTGGGCGAAAAGGCCAGCGCGAAGGCCGCCCGCGACATTCCCTTCCTTTATTCCAAGCACGCACGCGACGGGATCATTCCCGCGATCCGGCGCGCCTTCCAGGAAGCGAACGCCGGGATCTACGCGATCGGCCAGCAGAACCCGGAGTTCCGCGGGCTCGGCACCACGAGCACCGCGCTCGTGATCCGGCCCGAAGGGGCGTGGGTCGGGCACGTCGGCGACAGTCGCGCGTACCGTATCCGGAAGGGGCAGGCGGAGCAGCTCACGTTCGACCACTCCTGGGTGTGGGAGATCGCCCGGCGCCAGGGCGTGGACCCCGACGAGCTCGGGGACTTCAAAAAGAACGTCATCATCCGCTCGCTCGGCCCGGACCCGGAAGTCGAGGTCGACATCGAGGGGCCGCACCCGGTCGAACCCGGGGACGCCTTCCTCCTCTGCAGTGACGGCCTCACGGGGGTGGTCACGCCCCAGGAGGTCGGCGCGGTCGTGACCGCGATGAAGCCCGACGACGCGGCCCGGTTCCTGGTTCAACTCGCGAACCTGCGCGGCGGACCGGACAACATCACCGTGATGATCGTTCAGGTCCCCGACGGGCACGAGAAGGACGCCGGCACGAAGGCCGCCAAAACCGGTATTTTCGCCCGGCTGTGGGCGGCGTGGAGCAAGCGGGTGCCGTGGGCCTTCACGGTCCTCGGCGGGGGCGTCGTCCTCGCGCTGCTCTCGCTGCTGATGCAGGTCGGGGCCGTGCCCGGCGCGACGATCCTCTTCATGCTCGCCGCGGGGCTGATCCTCGCCGGACTGTTCGGCCTGTTCCAGCACACCCAGAAAGAGGAACCGGTCAGCGCGGTCGAGATCGCTGCGGACACCGCGCCGCGCGAGCTGAACGTCTACAAAAAGTACGATTGCCGCGCGACGCAGGAACTCGCGGAGCGCTTCGCGCGAGCGGAAGCGTCCCTCCTGGAGAGCATGCGCGCTCAGGGGATTCCGGTCGATTTGGACGCCCACGCGAAGCTCGCGGAGGCGGCCAAAGTCGCGGCGGGCCAGAGCGACTCCGCCGCCGCGTTCCGCGCCCGGTGCGCGTCACTGCTGTTCCTCGCCGAAGCGTTCCACAAGGCGCGCCACAAAGAAGAGTCGTTCCGCCCGAGCTGGACCCCGAGCCCGTCGTCGCAATCTTGA
- a CDS encoding PEGA domain-containing protein — translation MTTGRTVRLAAVLAGLTAAGCVDRRFVIESNVPNAQVYIDNKSIGAAPAHAPYEYYGYYTIKVVQPGYETIEERVHVRAPWYAYPPIDFLAEVVWPFHIRDTRRYYFKLTEATQARGDDILMKAEELRQRGMTLPQAERPAEPRPPKPKPAALPPGAPVPDAVPSVVPSVTP, via the coding sequence ATGACGACGGGGCGAACCGTGCGACTGGCGGCGGTGCTGGCCGGGCTGACCGCCGCGGGGTGCGTGGACCGCCGGTTCGTGATCGAATCGAACGTGCCCAACGCCCAAGTATACATCGACAACAAGTCGATCGGGGCGGCCCCCGCCCACGCCCCCTACGAGTACTACGGCTACTACACGATCAAAGTCGTTCAACCCGGTTACGAGACGATCGAGGAGCGCGTCCACGTCCGGGCGCCGTGGTACGCCTACCCGCCGATCGACTTCCTCGCCGAGGTCGTCTGGCCGTTCCACATCCGCGACACGCGCCGCTACTACTTCAAACTCACCGAAGCGACCCAGGCGCGCGGGGACGACATTCTGATGAAGGCCGAGGAGCTCCGGCAGCGGGGTATGACGCTCCCACAAGCCGAGCGCCCCGCCGAACCCCGGCCCCCGAAGCCCAAGCCGGCGGCGCTCCCACCGGGTGCGCCCGTGCCGGACGCGGTCCCGAGTGTCGTGCCGAGCGTCACCCCTTAA
- a CDS encoding BRcat domain-containing protein, protein MSTMLKCPNPSCPYTFDPAQVPKGVVLSCPRCTMQFTLGAPPVAPVRPPAPAAPPLEPDFEVVRRAALEERDPDEPLPGRKTGGYQVFILAGIAAVLMAGTSIAIIFKILNRGGSTSSTSSGGTTLVDKDRNVSIDPLPTGWAQDDATRLRVRSPFVYGFKRESPEAYVIFGSTEYAKGRAPRSSEMKRDLEVPLKKQLFSEYAKEPVPETSWLGQKISPDHGFRFRAKSDDLVWQGEAYTATSKGIAYFWVGWCGENDFEGLKDEFKAFRGKFKLLDLRNDWRETVAKEVDYKGGTVPYVFTDAEDIWKEEPIETPKQTTPELDRWLRISHAPRADRKALTDDAELQVYILDGAGEPLDRARDFVKARWANHVKTANDELPAPTFTERTGDPEGDPLPKGETPVVRFESKVVDPADPKVVVASSESRLLVVSAARIGEKIVVVHCWCELAKRGVFEARFIQIASTLR, encoded by the coding sequence ATGAGCACCATGCTGAAGTGTCCGAACCCGAGTTGTCCGTACACGTTCGACCCGGCGCAGGTGCCGAAGGGTGTGGTGCTCAGTTGTCCGCGCTGCACCATGCAGTTCACGCTCGGTGCCCCTCCGGTTGCCCCCGTGCGCCCGCCGGCCCCCGCCGCCCCACCTCTGGAGCCGGACTTCGAGGTCGTGCGACGCGCTGCGCTCGAGGAGCGCGACCCGGACGAACCGCTCCCGGGGCGAAAGACCGGCGGGTACCAGGTGTTCATCCTCGCGGGTATCGCGGCCGTACTGATGGCCGGCACCTCCATCGCGATCATTTTCAAGATCCTCAACCGCGGCGGGAGCACCAGTTCCACATCCTCCGGTGGCACGACACTGGTGGACAAGGACCGGAACGTGAGCATCGACCCGCTCCCGACGGGGTGGGCACAGGACGACGCGACGCGGTTGCGGGTGCGCTCGCCCTTCGTCTACGGGTTCAAGCGCGAGAGCCCCGAGGCCTACGTCATCTTCGGCTCGACCGAGTACGCGAAGGGGCGCGCCCCGCGCTCCAGCGAAATGAAGCGCGATCTGGAAGTGCCTCTCAAGAAGCAGTTGTTCAGCGAGTACGCGAAGGAGCCGGTGCCCGAAACGTCCTGGCTCGGTCAAAAGATCTCGCCGGATCACGGGTTCCGGTTCCGCGCGAAGAGTGACGATCTGGTTTGGCAGGGCGAAGCCTACACCGCCACAAGTAAGGGGATCGCGTACTTTTGGGTGGGGTGGTGCGGGGAAAATGATTTCGAGGGCCTGAAGGACGAGTTCAAGGCGTTCCGTGGTAAGTTCAAACTGCTCGATCTTCGTAACGACTGGCGCGAGACGGTCGCGAAAGAGGTCGATTACAAGGGCGGTACGGTGCCCTACGTTTTCACCGATGCCGAGGACATCTGGAAAGAAGAGCCGATCGAAACCCCGAAGCAAACGACCCCGGAACTGGACCGGTGGTTGCGGATCAGCCACGCCCCGCGCGCCGACCGCAAAGCCCTCACGGACGATGCCGAGCTACAAGTTTACATCCTTGATGGCGCCGGGGAACCGCTCGACCGGGCACGCGACTTCGTGAAAGCGCGCTGGGCGAATCACGTGAAGACCGCGAACGACGAGCTCCCCGCGCCGACTTTTACCGAGCGCACGGGTGACCCCGAGGGCGACCCGTTACCGAAGGGGGAGACGCCGGTCGTTCGGTTTGAAAGTAAAGTGGTGGACCCGGCCGACCCCAAGGTCGTGGTCGCCTCGTCGGAATCGCGCCTTCTCGTGGTGTCGGCGGCGCGCATCGGCGAGAAGATCGTCGTCGTTCACTGCTGGTGCGAGCTGGCGAAGCGCGGGGTGTTCGAGGCGCGGTTCATCCAGATCGCGTCCACCCTGCGGTAA